GACAAGTATGAAAATATGACATCCAAGAGTGTTAAAAATAAGGGACAAGTATGAAATATGGCCTTCGGGAGGTTTTTAAACCTTCTGAATAAACTAACTTTTTAAATGACATGGCCTCTCTGCCAACCATTGTGTCAAAAAGCAAAATTTTGAAAGTTTTAATGCTAAAATAATCACTAAACTAGTAGTTATCATATACAATATGATCAAGGAATGCTGAACCGAGCCGTACTGGCCGGTTTAGCCCAAACCAAGCTGATTCAGTCTCCGACCAGGTCAGTTTCTAGTACAAAATGCTTCCGGACCCATAGGGGCCGGAACCTCAATAAGACTAGCCGAAACTGGCCGGTACCGAATAGAATTGGGCAGAACCAGGCGATTCCATCCGGTTCAACTCAGACTCGGTGTGAACCGGTCGGTTCGCACCAAATCAGGTGCTGCAGTGCCACAGCGGACGAGGTGGCAATAATTGTCATGCCATAGTGCTCGCTATGGTTGTGGCTTAGCATTCATCTTTAAAAGTCGAACGCTGCTAAAGGGGAAGGTCAAAGAAGGCCTTCCCAAACTTATGCATGCCCATTTTTCTTTCGAAAAAAACTATAAACAACATTGATTCAGGCTATCAGAAGAGTCAAGGCTAAATAAGATGTGTTTCCTTTCTCctatcttcttttttatttttgtagggACCTTGAAAAAGTAgctcaaaaattgcaaaataagagaaaatcatgccaaattttttaatatgggtatattttttttatatgttgtagatctatacACGATGTATATGCtgacataaaaatttttaatttttgaattatatattttttttaaaattatcaatatatatttagattaaagaaaatattttttttaaaaaaaataaaaaataaaaactttaaAATAAGAAATGTATTTAGGGGTATGCAAGCTCCTCTATATAAAAATTTGGTGTCCATTCATAAAGTTTTAATGTGATCATGCGCACAATAGCGTAgacctaaatttgaaaaaaaaaaatgagaagtaAGTAATCTTTTATGCATGCTTGAGGGTCTagaaaatatatgtagcatccattATTGGGTTCTATATCGATCTAagctgaaatttattttttaaaatattattaattaaaaattattttaagtataaaaataagttaaaatatacaattaaaaccaaaaattaagaaaaattagtagtacgtattacaaaattctgaattaatttgtgagttaaaaatcatattttttgaatttatgatatataaatAGGCTTTAAAGtagaaattattaaaaatataataaatagggttatgtattagataaattaGATGTATTTTATGagataaaaaatttattgtcCTTGTATTAATAGTTTGCTAATTTTAAATAACTCATAAATTGGTGTACTTGATCCACCCGATGTAAgaatggagccatcaagaaaaaaaggACTGATAACGTGATATTGGCTGGGAGCATGGGCGAATGCTGGAGGGCCGGCACCTATGGCAGTACAAGTGGTGCAACCAAGAGTTCAAGAAAGAATGGATAACCAAGTTGAAGCAGCATTTAGACCCCGTTtgagggagctgttggcagtagagcttttgaaagtagagcttttggaagtatagttttctgaagtagagcttttataaaaagttgtttgctctttgctaactacatttctaaagtgttgtaccactttaacatgtgtttagtAAACAAACTAATAAAGTACCTTTGGTATgataaaatgaccataaaagacattgcataatattatacaacagagcataataaaatataatatatatcaatacataaatatatgatatagtacaatattactatgatgtaatataatattattataatatagtaatataatattgtatattatagcataataatttaatataatattaaattatttaacaaaacctatcaatgtattataatataatgtaatataatattatatttatagtataataccataataaagttataaaatattataattattaacgtaaattaatttctcataatatatcaAATTCTTTAGCtatgtgataaaattggttaaacaattattaaagggacattttgtgaaattgttatattttatcacggatattttggtaaaaaatagctttccgacagggcctaaaagtgctttttcaaaaagctccaaaatgggcttctcctaaaaactgtttttagctttctagaaaagctaaaacagctttccgaaatttTTATCAAACACTCCTAAttcatctaaaagtgcttttggagggtGAGAAAATGCTTTTGGCCCCCCAAAAGCTTTTCCAAACGAAGCCTTAGATGGTGGTTACGGTGACGTATCTAAGCGCCGATTATGCCCATAGAAGGTTCAACAGCTAATAAAGAAGAACCTCGCTGATTTCAAAGAAGCGAAGGAGAGAGCTACCAAGAAGAAGGTCGAGGTAGAATGTCGAGCGGCAGAGCCACCTTCCTATCATTCTAAAGAGTCAGAGGAGTGGTCCGCTCCAGATGACAAGGAGCCACAAATTCAGGATGCCATGCAGGCAAGTCTGGATGATCAGTGGTAGCAGGCGGTGGCCAGGCATAGGGTTCGATTTGGGCCCTTGTTCTTCGAGTCGGGCTTCGGTTCTGCGAGCAGCGAGGCTTATCCAGAGTTCACGAGAATCTCCTCAATCAGAGAGGGCATTAGCAGAGGCGGAGGCCGAAATACATCTATGCTGAAGGCAAGTCATCTAGAGAAATTCCACCAAGAGGAGCAATCCATGATTTAGATCTGCATGCCTTCCCCAATAGAGATTTAAAGCAGCAGAGGGTTGACTCAATGCTAAAAAAAGATAAGAAGGATATGTGGCAATCTATTGGATCATGGTTCCACTTTAGCCACATCCCAGCGAATGTGGCAGATAATATATACTACAGATTTGTCATTCCTGTCATACAGGCTGCCAATCCTGATGTagattttctagacccgaaggACATTTATgatgagcttcttgacaacaataagaaGGAGCTAGAGAAATGAATTGCCTCTTACAAGAGCAAGTGACCCACATATGGACTAACTGTAATGTGTGAAGGTTGGACCAGTCCTACCATGCGGAGcatcaactttctgacatactATGATACGAAGACTTTCTTTCACAAATCAGTTGATGCTTCTAATCAGGTGCACGACTCTACATACATCCTCAAACTTATGGAGGAGGTCATTGATCAGATAGGAGGAAAAAATGTCGTGCAGGTCGTCTCTAATAATGGGTCACACTATAAGGCCATTGGAGGAATCCTTATGGAGCGGCGGCCACATATTTTTTGGACCTCAGCACATTGTATCGACCTCATGTTGATGGATATTGCGAAGATCCGTAGATTGTTGCATACAGTGGAGACAGCCCAAAGAATTGTATACTTATAACCATACATGAGTTCTTTCACTAATGAGGAGGTTTGCAGGGAGAGATTTTAAGACTAGAAGTCACACGCTTTGCTACCAACTATgttgcacttgatagccttcttgcatctagcaggtaagcaaGAACATTGAAAATTAGAATTCTCCTATACTTATATAATTTTACTAAGACGGTCTCCTCTATGTGCATCATACTACTTGAACCTTCGGTTCCAGTACAACATAGCTGGAATTGGTGTGGATGACAAACTTCTAATAGCTCTACATAATGTCATTTACAAGAAGTCTAATCCAGAAGTTGCAGCCCTACGTCTAGAAGAGGTAACTTAACTTAAGTAATATATATAAGTTAACCGATATCTTCTATTATTAATATAGTATAACAGGTTCTTTTCCAcagaccaaattatttagaAAGGGTAGCAACAGCTTTAGACAGCGGGCAGCTGTCATGAGTAAGACAAGTATGAATTCAGGTATGTTACCCATCAGGAGGCCATTCACCTGGCATTAGATAGTTACTAATATGGTACTATATTATATctattttaaattaatatttttgcaGCTAAATGATGAATTCATTTTGGGCTATCTATAAAAAATCTTAAGCGGCTAGCTATCTGAATCCTCTTCCAAACAGTCACCTTAAGTGGCTGTGAGCACAATTGGTCCACCTTTGCTCTCCTCCATAGCAAGCAAATAAACCGTTCGATATATAAGTGCCTCAACGATCTTGTATATGTCCACTACAATCTAAAATTGAGACTAGTCATTCAGAAGAGAGTGAAGCTCAAGTATGCAGATTCGATCCACAGTGCTTTCGTTGATGATGACGATGTTCCTATGATCGGATGGCTTGTGGGCCAGCAGAAGCAGCCGAAGCTTGACGAGTCAGGATCGCTTCCACGATCGGTTAGCTTCATAGCCAATGAGGTTAGAGCCGATGCAGGAAATGGGCTGAGCACAATATTTCACAAATTCCTACAACTGATCAGCCACAGCCACAGGAGAAACAGTCACCACATGACTCCTTGTTCGAGACATCCCCTCAAAGATATGATCGAGAGATGCTCAGACGAGGCCACTACACTACCCAATCGACTCGGTCATGAAGGCGACATAGACAGACAAAGAGGAACACGAAGGATAAGAAGGCAGCTATCCAGCagactaaaaaagaaaaacaaaaggcatTTACAGCCCCAATGAAAAGTGTCGAAAAGTGTCCTTTAGCAGCAGCGATGATGGTTGTGGTGGTCATGGATCTACTGGCACAAGAGAAAGTGGAGTCCCAGTTTATGAGTCAAGTTTCAAAACAACCGAAGGGTGGTTTTCGATACACCGATGAGTCCAAATTTACGCATGCAACATAGAATAGAAACCACGATGCACGATCTAATAGAGTCCGCAAAGATACGATTGTATATAAAAgacaagctcctcgaggtcgttcaggAGGACACGGTATAGCTGCAAATAACCTCGCACGtgaagtaggattcatagactGATCAAGTTCAGAGTTATATACTCGATTTCATTATCCACAGTCACAGACAACCTATGACCCATAGAGATATGGATATGATGCGTCTGAGAGATCTTCCGGTGGCTATTACCCTATGCAGCCCGAAACATCTCACGTGTCAGATTTTGCTGCTGGTATATTTGAATAGGCCCCTTCACAGTCGTATTATCAGCTAGCGCCAGAGCTTCAATAAGAGATCCGAGAATACTTATAATCCGGCGCACGTTCCTTATGGAATAAATATACGCAGCTCGAAACATCTCACATGTCAGATTTTGCTGCTGGTATATTTGGATAGGCCCCTTCACAGTCGTATTATCAGCTAGCGCCAGAGCTTCAATAAGAGATCCGAGAATACTTATAATCCGGCGTACGTTCCTTATGGAATAAATatacaagactacaacgccGCTTAGAAGGGCGGGTTGATGTACGTCCTGATTATACTGATGAttcggatatctacgagaggcatcgccactcgatccgattttagatatctttATGTATGTTTGTTGGACTTCAaaagtatgtaattgattgtatcttaatttaaaaatatcttataatttgtatcattttaaagcagtaagatgCACCCGATACTGGATAGCGATCCGTGgagaacataaaaaaataatcaagaaaacatcaaaaaaatcaaatgagACTTAAATTCATAGAAAAAAATTCGAGAAGAGAGAGAACTCCCACAAATGAGACTTTTTAGGGCCAACTGATTTGTTGTACCAGTTCGGTTTGGTCCGAACAGGTACCAAAATGCACTAGGCGTCGACCGGTACGACACTCGGTACCAATTTGATGATCCTTGAATATGATAGAAAACAATGGGTACTAACAGCACTAtctttttcttagttttattaaataaaataatattattatttgaaCCCTAAAATCTTTTTCTAGGTAATTTCGggtaaaattttgaatttaaaaacaCTATTCTATTCAAAATATGGTTTACATAGTTGCATCTTTTCCTCTTATTTTTCCCAATTATGAGGTGATTGAAACTCTTATAACAATCattgtaataattataacaTGGTCCCAACATCTATTAAGCATTCCTACAACTAATAAAGCTCATGCCTAAAGCTAGCTTCTGCTAATagacttttaataaaaaaattatttattattaattatatttctgaagtgctgaaaaaaaaatttcatttattgatAACTTAAAAGACTCACTATGTTTGaggtaaaaaaaattcaaaaaaaaataaaaaaatagcatttttataaaaataaaattttcatatttcataaaataaaaataaaattttatatttcataaaaaaaattataaaagacATGAGAAAGCTACTTTTCcaggaattaaaaattaaactttttttttcaaaactatcAACAGCCATTAAAATCTAtgaacaaaatctttttctttgttaaaaatataataaatattttacataacttTCTTAAAAAAGTAatactcaaccaaatataattCAATCTAAAATAGCTACTTTTCCCCAAAAAAAATACTTATAACATCCAAAGAATGATAATAAAAAACTCCATATAGCACCTTCAATTCTCCAACAAAAAATATTACTATAAAgtattataaatttataaattatttattttcaaattcaacttagaaaatataataaataataaattttaattttataatatcatattatattgtattctaatataataaaaatattatattattatttaagcaTATTATCATATTAGAATATTATAATATGCTTATTATAGTATAAGGAGcacaataataaaatattatcataATTTCATACAATATAactttataatattattatattattacaatattatattgTTAATCATATTATagtatcaaaaaatattttttaaattaatcatTACCAAGACTCAAATCTCATCTTAAAAAAAACGTGGACATATCAAAAACTCCAAATCAAAGGTTTTTTCCAATAATTTTTTcaacttttagaaaaaaaatattttagaattttCACCAAACTAACTCTAAATCAtccaaaagaaactaaaaaagctttttaatccttcaaaaaactttttttttatctctcaaaaacaatgccaaataagagctcaaaaataattaagaatatATGAGTTTCAATAACAGTCAGCAAAACTAAATCATATCCTTGCCTGCTCTAGCATTATTTTACCTGCCCCATACAAATCATCCTCAACATAAAATCTGCAGGATATAGGTCTAAACATCCTCCCAACATAGGTAAGACAAACCCCAGAAGCATATAATCAGTTCCCTCAACGGCCCAGCAAATCGGAGGATTACCAAAAACTACTTGAAAAGATACCAAACATCCATTATCCAATCACAGAACAATCATCGCATTCATACATACTAAACTCAAAAGAAATCTGATCCTCCCAAAAGCATTATAATCAATTAAGGTCTAGTTAAAAGTACTGCACGGGGAGACTAGCTCCTATTATAAAACTAAAATGCAGAAAATTGCAAAACCTAAAATACCACAAGGTGACACCCAAGTACCTAACCCCTTCCACAGGCACATCAAAGTACCAGTCATGTTTAGCATCTCCTGCCATCTCCTCCCTAAAATACCTTTTTCCATGATCTCTTTGCACAGCTCACTTTGCAGCTGCATGTTTGGCTTTTGTATGAGCTTGAAGAGCATTCTCACTGTTAAAAGTTCTGAAAGAAAACAAGTGCTTTATGAGAAAAGTGTATCCATATTATTGCAGAGTGAAAAATGAAATAACACGTGTTCCCCCTAAAAAGGGTGAAATCAAATGGTGGCAAATGTCATACTTGCTGCATGACTTGCAGCTAACTGAGCCGGCAGATTTGGGGGTTTGCTGCTTAGACTTGTCACTGGTTGCAGGTGTCTTCCCAGCATATTTGGCAGGGTGAGGGGTCGCAGTATGGCCACCACCTTTCTTGCCATCACCACCTTGAAGTAAATCCAGTCAACAAAATGAATCAGTGCTTATGGCCAAATAAAACTATATAATTTTATGACATTATTTGAAGCTATATgagtatttgtttatattgcatCTAGGAGAATATGTTTTTAATTGAACTTTTAACAAGCAGATAGACCACCTGTTTTCTGACTTCCAACTGGGGAAACTAACTTTGCCTTCTTCTCCGGAGCAGGTGTCTTTGAAGCAGACCCTGCCGGTCTCTTCTTGCCACTTTCAACCTACGACAGGGTAAAGCAGACTAATAAAACAACTTCCAGCACAGACAACCTAAACAATGACCAATGGATGTACCTTCTGTGGAGTAGCTTCATCTTCCTCATCAGAGCTTGCATCCTCATCTACATCATCACTTTCATCCTCTGCCTCAGCCATGTCCTGAAAGATAATCTACATATTAACATTCTTGGACATTGCTTCAGGCATGGTTTTTGCACTATAATTAGATCATCACTCCATGATTAAGCAATCATCAAATAATCTATATATACTGCAAATGTGACCTATAAGGCCCTAAACTAGCAAATAAAATGAATTTAACATTATCAAAATGAATACAAAGACTGCATTAATTCATCAAATGAAGTGGGGgaactcatatttttcagtcctTGCACAaacctcatcatcatcagatacATCCTCAGACTCATCTTCTTCagactcatcatcatcatcaacttCATCATCCTTATCTGCCTTCTGTTTATCAGCCTTATTTGCTTCCTCTATCTTAACCTTGGGCTTAGCAGCTGAAGCATCTACCTTAACACTGACCTTTCCAGTTGAAGGCTTTGTGCGCTCATCTTTAACCTCAGTTTTGCCTGAAAATCGTCAAAAGGGTGATAATAAAGGATCATTACAAACTTTCAGAAGCACAATGAAAACACAACATATAGAGGTAACGTCAATAAATAATTGGTAGCATCTGAACCTTAGTTGCCTGAAGCAGGAGCAAGCGCGGGAGCATATTTGGGTACAGGTACAGAAAGAAGCATCTAAAATAAAGTAAATGCTTAGAAGCAACCGTAGGGTCAAGCTTCAAAAGCAGATGCAGGGACAAGCTTCTGAATCAAATGGGGGCGGTGGGCTAGCTTCCAAAGCTCAGCGGGAGGCAGATGCAGCACTCAAAGTGGATATTTCAGACACAAACATGTTGCAATAAAGTAACTTCTATTAAACAATATCGGTTTCTGATTCTAGACAGATAATatcaaatattataaaaaaagttgagaattgGCTTAAAGATGACCTTACAGTTACAAATGGTAGAAGATGTAAGAGAATTACAAAGATGCTCAGGTTATTAACACCAGCAAATCCCTAATGCTATAAATCTTGAAAGCCCCAACCCATCAACTGGCACTTTTTAACTCAAACATAACACAAATGTGCCAAGCCTATGACTTGTACTGCAAAAACATACCATTAACCTTCTGTCCTAGTTGAATATCCTCATCAGAATCAAAGTCGCTATCTGAATATAAGAACAAGAAAAGCAGCAAAATCATTATGTGAAGCAAGAACAAAATAAAGAGCTAAAGCAAGTGAGAAAACAGGAGAACTAAAATATATTACCTGGAAAGTCATCAGTTGtggaaaaaattgaaaagaaagcaTGGTCAAGGAAATCAATGACAAATAAGAAGTACAAATAGGCTCATATGGCATAGAATAAATAGCAAGACGAGGGAGGAGGGATATAAATTTACTTAAAGATAACTTGCAAGGAAAAAACTAAAAAGGATATTCATCATCATCTGCAACAACAGTCTTATAGCCACAGAAATAGACACTCGTATTCTTGGAGCTGTGACATAATTCAAATTCCTTCTCAAATACTAAATCATATGAAATTTGAGCACATTTCTCAGCAGAAAGAGTTCCAAGGACTAATTTTTGATCATTGAATTTCACAAAGATGGGTACATTCTCATTTCCCTTGTCCTTCTTTACTTCCCCGAGCGATGCCTATACCATGAAGCATACAATAATTAGCAACAGAATAGTTCTAACAAACATTACTGGAGACCTAAAACATAGATAGAGTCAAAAGAAAACCTGTGAAAGATGTAAATATTTGTCCTCTCCAGGGTCACACTtaacagtctcaccaggcttaACTTCCACACCTGAAAAATACCTCCAGTTGCAGCATATCAAAATAATGAAATAGAATAGTCTGACTTAAGATAACAAAAGTACAAGACTAGCATAGTCCTATTGTCCAAATTGCACGCACAATACACATGCCCCAATATAAATTCATAGCATAGTCTGTATCATGAGaatacatgaaaatagctttacCAAACAACTCCCCAAAATGGAGAAAGTATCGCCattgcatgcatgcacacaccCGTGAACATGTTACTCCAACCTTTAATAAACTAACAGTAGCCCATGTGCAACAACATATTAAGCTTAAACAAATTTGTCATTAAATTTGATCGGGTTATGATTATTAATAGAATTATACAGACTgctttttttatcaaatatttCTGAAAGATGAATGTAATGCTAGCAAAAGTATACAGACAGAAGCTCTTATCAGGTTATTTTAACTATAGTTAATTGAAAACTAGTCATGGCACTTCTAAATGATAATACAACACCAAGAAAAAGGGAATAAAGTGCAAATATCATATTCCCTGGCTTCATATTCTTTAAATAACATCATCACTTTAACTAGCTCCAAATTCCTCGAACGTCTTGTACCTATTCTTTCTATGAACATACTCTTAAAGTTCCTCCATCGGTGATTAAGTGAGACTCCATGTCAGCAAACATCAGTGGTGAGTTCTCATTCAAAAAATCAAATCAGAGCACAGGAATGCCGTAGATGGTGGGAGCATGGTTGCCAACATTAGAGCATGGTGCAGAATCTCAGGACAAAGAGAGGAAAATGTTAGGCATCACAGAGTGTTGGAGAAGGAAATAAATAACAGATATGGATGAAGGGGAATTACAATCAACAATCATGTCTCAAAGATGAGATGAGATGAAGACATAAAGATGAGGTCAGGTTGGTATCTTATTTGTTACTAAATCTCAGAGCATGCATCCCATCAAAAAGCAAGAACCAAGTTGGTTTCCACATGGGATTTGGACTCTCATCAAAATTGGCAAGAAAGTCGACATCTGGTGTTACTTTGCTGCATGACCAGGAGGTGGGCCATTTATATAATCTAATGAATATGGTTATTAATAGTCGAGATGCCTCAATTAAATTTAATGGTGCTGTTGCTTCTAGAGAGAAAGGATTCATACTTTATGGCATTTAGGAAGGTTATTTCCCGCAATTCTCAAAAAACATATATTAAGCAAACAGATAACGATAATGGTGATGAATGAGGCATTGGCTTTTACAATAGGACTatgtaaaaaaacaaaaaggaaaagaacatCCTGTTGACTTAATGAAAGACGAGATGCCTATGTAAATTTTATAGTCACATTAATGGGAAATGTCCAATTCATGGCAAAGTTAATATACTAAAATAGATTGGGAAAGCAAAGAGATAGCCATCAAGACATCTTCATCCGAAGTGGCATAATCAACCTAATATGCATAAAGCTATATAGCTAGATATGATCAACCAAGTATCTTCTGAGCTTACACACATAAATGATTATATTTGCTGAACTTATACCGCACACAAAACGAAAAACAAATAAGTTAATAATAACTCttaaagatttttttatttttaatagacTGACACATCTAcctcctttcttttccctctCATATAAAAATTTGCTGAGGTACACAGCACAGCAGCACCAGTCCAAACATTTTGCAAAAATCCCTCCACCACAagttataaatttaataaaaaaaacccaCAACTACCAAATATCATTAGTCAATCCAGTCAGActgaaatttataaatattaattagaaTGCCAGCAAATTTAAACTACATTATAAATCCGCACATAATTTCTTTAAAGAGGAAAACCGATCCGACCATTCAAATTAGTTTTAGCGAAAACTATTTAtctacaatttgtttgcaccTCTTATATGTTAAAGCGTCCTGTCGGGATGACTAATAGTTTGGCCATACTTACATCACCATTCGATATATCCtccataaaaaaggaaaaatgtgaAGGATCTTTtactaaaaataaatatgagatGCAAAAGTCAGAGGAGCACAAACAGTCCAGAAGCTAAGAAATATATATCAGAATAATATAACAAGTAAAACAAtaaacgttttttttttttcagcagaCATTTTCACTCCAGAAACATAATTTATCTTCAGAATCCATTTCTTCTAAGACATGATCATATGAACATGCAATAACCGGAAAAGTCCAAAAATAtttaaagcaggagaaataaAATCTAAAGCTGATCAGAAGACACAATATAAAAACATAAACATATTGGTCCCAATGGGGGGGGAAAACGACAGAAAGATACGCACCCGTCTATGATATCCAAAAactattaaaagaaaaaggaaaggaaaagaaaacagcATATCGATGATGATAAGAACGACAAGTTCCCTCGACACAAAAAAAGGAATTATTGAAGATTGCGAGTTCAACGTAGGATTCAAGATCATGAGCGGAAAAGGGAGATCCTCGGAAAACATTAACAAGATCTTTGACGGAAATTAGGGCAATAAAACCCTAAtacagagagaaaaagaaagcttaCCCCAGAACTCCATGTCGATCGATACGAAagtagaggaggagagggggtttTGGAAGGGTTCGGGGAAGACAGAGAAGAGGCGAtggcgagcgagagagagaggaagacttAGGGTTTTGGTCGGGTGGGGTTTTTAAAGGGAAACAGGAACCCCTTGGGTACACGGCCCGCCCATCTCCACCGTCAGTTGCGAGTGCGTGCTAGCTGTCCATGTCTGATTTTGATCCGCTCAAAATCCGGGAGGGACAGGGAGGCTTGGGAATTCTTGAACCAAACCGTGGGGATGCTGATTAggtaattaaaatattttgttaatttcacataaaaaattatttgataatGAATAAGAATGATTCTCGTGTACGCGATGCGCGAAATATtggaaatataaatataaatttatatataaaaaatatatatttttcaaaaaataaattataagtagaatttatttaacaatcaaCGCTAATCCATCCAATCGCTTTGGCTATCGTCATATAAATTGGAAGGtaatatttttagaattttttttctttcatatcaaatttaaatagagattcataaaaaaaaattaagaaagtttctatattttttaaataattaataagagtttctgtgttttctaaaataattaagatagttttattatttggcatatatatatatatatatatatatatatatatatatatatattgaggaTTTTACATCTCAATAGAGCACggaaaaaataattaagaagaatttccatatttcttaaaataattaataaaaatttctgtatttccaaaaaattaaaaaaaatctaggtggaagaaaatattctctaaaataattaaaaaaaagcttAATTTTCTCTAAGAAATTTCTAACCAGACAACTTGACATAATCTTTTTTACATAGATTTTTTCtaaccaatttttttaaaataattaggaAGAGTTCAATGTCTAACGATATTT
This is a stretch of genomic DNA from Phoenix dactylifera cultivar Barhee BC4 chromosome 9, palm_55x_up_171113_PBpolish2nd_filt_p, whole genome shotgun sequence. It encodes these proteins:
- the LOC103698848 gene encoding histone deacetylase HDT2-like, translating into MEFWGVEVKPGETVKCDPGEDKYLHLSQASLGEVKKDKGNENVPIFVKFNDQKLVLGTLSAEKCAQISYDLVFEKEFELCHSSKNTSVYFCGYKTVVADDDETDDFPDSDFDSDEDIQLGQKVNGKTEVKDERTKPSTGKVSVKVDASAAKPKVKIEEANKADKQKADKDDEVDDDDESEEDESEDVSDDDEDMAEAEDESDDVDEDASSDEEDEATPQKVESGKKRPAGSASKTPAPEKKAKLVSPVGSQKTGGDGKKGGGHTATPHPAKYAGKTPATSDKSKQQTPKSAGSVSCKSCSKTFNSENALQAHTKAKHAAAK